The genomic DNA CCCCCATCTGAAGTGagaagggaggaggaggtgacatGGAGGGGACAATGGTCTCCCTGCTTGGGCAGAACGGAGAAATGGGAACATCTGGGTGTCACAAGGTCCAGGCATCAGCAggaggctgagctctgcctgctcccctcctcatcctgcccTCCCAGTCCTGGACCTTCTGTGGGCACATCACCCACCACTGACCCTCAGGGAGGGGGTGAATGGTGTCTCTGACACATCCAGACCCCAAAGCTCATGGCTGTGAACAGTGTGAACCTGGCATCTCGAGGGGTTTGTGATTAGTGTGGGGGAAAGCCCTTTGAATTTGTCCTGTCAAAATTCCCTTTTCATGTCAGTTCCCATTGGAAGATTGCTCCAGGCTGACTGTCCCAGTTCCCCCCCATCCCCACACTGCAcatctccaggcacagctggagcacacCTTCTCCTGCACAGATCATAGCACTTGGAGAAAGGTCCTGGGCTGatggccccaggcactgaggTTTGCTGTCAACCCACGGGACAGGTCCAGGGATCCCTCCTCATTCTCCACCCCTGGCTTTGGGGCAGTGGGTGGCAGCATCTGGAGTGGTTTGACCTCCTCCAAACAGAAGAAGTTGCCCCACGTCAGCTCACGGCCCCTGTAACTTTCACTTTCACAGGTGGTTGCTTTCGCCTCGCTTTTCTTCATCCTGGTCTCCATCACAACCTTCTGCCTGGAGACACACGAGGCCTTCAACATCGACGTCAACGTGACAGAGACCCTGGTGGTTGGCAACACCACGACGGTGCTGCTGACCCACAAAGTGGAGACGGAGCCCATCCTCACCTACATCGAAGGGGTCTGCGTGCTGTGGTTCACCCTCGAGTTCCTGGTCCGCatcatctgctgcccagataAGCTTCTCTTCATTAAAAACCTGCTCAACATCATTGACTTCGTGGCCATCTTGCCCTTCTACCTGGAGGTGGGTCTCAGTGGCCTGTCCTCCAAAGCTGCCCGGGACGTGCTGGGCTTCCTGCGGGTGGTGCGCTTCGTCCGCATCCTCCGGATCTTCAAGCTGACGCGGCACTTTGTGGGTCTCCGGGTGCTGGGCCACACGCTGCGGGCCAGCACCAACGAGTTCCTGCTCCTCATCATCTTCCTCGCCTTGGGGGTCTTGATTTTCGCCACCATGATCTACTACGCCGAGCGGATCGGAGCCAAGACGTCCGACCCCACCGGGAGTGACCACACTCACTTTAAGAACATCCCCATCGGCTTCTGGTGGGCCGTGGTGACGATGACGACCCTGGGCTATGGTGACATGTACCCCAAGACCTGGTCGGGGATGGTGGTGggggccctgtgtgccctggccggGGTGCTGACCATCGCCATGCCCGTGCCCGTCATCGTCAATAACTTTGGGATGTACTATTCCTTGGCCATGGCCAAGCAGAAGCTgccaaagaagaagaaaaagcatatACCCCGTCCGGCCCCGCTGGACTCCCCCACCTTCGGCAAATCCGAGGAGAACTCGCCCCGGAACAGCACCCAGAGTGACACCTGCCCACTGGCAGTAGAGGAGGGGGCGACTGAGCGGAAACGGTCAGGTGAGACCCCAAAGGTGGGACCGAGGGAGGGGGAGACCtctgggagccctcagggcaATTTGTTTGGTCCCCATGTCCCCGGGGATGGTGCAGGATGtggcccccagccctgggcggGGCTCCTCAGGTGTGAGGGTGTTGGGGGCCATGCTGgtggagcagggcactgcagcTCAAATCCCCCATCCAGGCAGGGGGAAAGGCCACCTGCTTTCCCAAAAGCCATGTTCTTCCCTCCTAATGGCACAGAAAGTCACCGTGGTGGCTTTCAAGGTGTCGCTGCCTAACCCACCTCTCCCTCACAGCGACAGAGGTAAGGCCACTCGCCCTACTCTCATGTTAGCCTGGTCATGCCCTTGGCACagatttttcctttgcttccttCCACCATAAATCAGGGTAACTTTCACCAAAATTGATAAATCCAGGGGCATTCCCTGGGGCTTGACCCCACCTCCTCATTCATCTGCTGGTGGACAGaatccctgcactgctgctccaaaTCCTGAGCAAAACCAATCCCTggacatttctctttttttttggtcttgtgCACTGAGCTGGAGTTTAGGGGCTGGCCAGTCTTTCCTTAGGATCAGCAGAAGGCAGAGCCCCAGCTGTGGGCAGCTGTGGGCACCATGccttgggctgtgggcaccgtgccttgggctgtgggcaccatgccttgggctgtgggcaccATGCCTTGGGCTGTGACCTTTGGGGGtctgtgtgagccctgccccactggcagtgctggccctggtggcTGCTCTGCCCCTTTTGTCTCGGTTTGCTGCCAGTGGCACCTCTGGGGTGTCTGGGGCACCATGGTGGGGTTGTGTCCTGCACCAGCACTGAGGTGTTCAACAGGGATGGGGCTTTCCCTGCTGAGGAAACGGAGCTCTGGGTGCCCCAAACAGCTCTTTCCCTTTATAAATCTTTTTCCACATGCCTGCGAATCCCATCTGCCCAggatccctggcagcagggagcagttGGAGCCAGGAGCCCAGGCCAGGCCCTCACGTGGCAGAGCATCCTCTCAGCCAAGGCACCAGGGAGCCAGGGGACATAAATTAGCACTTCCCACCACCCCGAGCAGCCCGTTCCTCAGCAGTGTGAATTTTGGAGAGCTAATTCCCTCCGATTAGGTGGGTGGATCTCAAAAACCTGGGGTGTTTCATCCCCGGCTTTGGCTTCATGCAGGTTTTATAACCCTCAGCAGGACTAGAGCTGCTTGGAATCATATCTGTGTTTGTCCTGCTCCCCTGGCTGCTCTAAATGAGCGCGTCCAGGCTGGGATCAGCACCTGAACTGCTTGGTGTTGCTCTGGGCCACCTGCAGCCTGCTCTTGTGCTTCCTCGGTGGAAGCACCAGCCCCTCCTGGCCACCCTGAGCACTTTGTGCTGTGGTTTGTCAGCTGCTGATGGGTCTctgcccctccctgcagacTCCAAGCAGAACGGCGAGGCCAACGTGGTGCTGTCGGATGAGGAGCAGCCGCTGTCCCCGACGGACGAGGAGAAGCGGCCGATGCGGCGCTCCAGCACCCGGGACAAGAACAAGAAATCCTCCACGTGCTTCCTGCTGGCCACGGGGGACTTCTCCTGTGCGGCAGATGGGGGCATCCAGAAAGGTACGGCTGCAGGTGGGAGCAGGACCTGCCTGGGAGGGAGAGGTGGAGGCTGAGGGCAGCTTTGTTGGGCTGATCCAAGGCTGCTTCATCTCCATCCATCTGCCTGGCTGTCCTCTGCTCCCCAAATCCGCATCTCCCTGCCCCTCCATCCGCTTCACCTCCATCCAACACGTTTCTCTCTGTGCTGGCTCCACATTTTGTGTTCTCCTCCCCAGTCACCCCCATTTGGAGTCTGTGACTCCCATTTGGGGTCTGTGACTCCCATTTGGGGTCTATAACTCCCGTTTGGGTCTGTGACTCCAATTTGGGGTCTATGACTGCCATTTGGGGTCTGTAATCCATGTTTGGGGTCTGTGACTCCCATTTAGGGTCTGTGACTCCCATTTGGGATCTGTGATCCCTGTTTGGGTTCTATAACTCCCATTTGGGGTGTGTGACTCCCATTTGGAGTCTGTGACTCCCATTTGGGGTCTATGACCCCCGTTTGGGGTCTGTGATCCCTGTTTGGGGTCTGTGACCCCCGTTTGGGGTCTGTGATCCCTGTTTGGGGTCTGTGACCCCCGTTTGGGGTCTGTGATCCCTGTTTGGGGTCTGTGACTGCCATTTTGGGTCTGTGACCCCCATTTAGGGTCTATGATTCCCATTTGGGGTCTGTGACTCCTGTTTGGGGTCTGTGATCCCTGTTTGGGGTCTGTGACCCCCGTTTGGGGTCTGTGATCCCTGTTTGGGGTCTGTGACTGCCATTTTGGGTCTGTGACCCCCATTTAGGGTCTATGATTCCCATTTGGGGTCTGTGACTCCTGTTTGGGGTCTGTGACCCCCATTTGGGGTCTATAACTCCCATTTAGGGTGTGTGACTCCTGTTTAGGCTCTGTGACTCTCATTTGGGGTCTGTGACTCTCATTTGGGGTCTGTGACTCCCATTTGGGGTCTGTGACTCTCATTTGGGGTCTGTAACTCCTGTTTGATGTCTGTGACTCCCATTTGGGGTCCATAACTCCCATTTAGGGTGTGTGACTCCTGTTTAGGCTCTGTGACTCCTATTTGGGGTCTATGACCCCTGTTTGGGGTCTGCGATCACTCTTTAGACTCTGTGACTCTCATTTGGGGTCTGTAACTCCCATTTAGGGTCTGTGATCCCTGTTTAGGCTCTGTGACTCTCATTTGGGGTCTGTGACTCTCATTTGGGGTCTATAACTCCCATTTAGGGTCTGTGACCCCTGTTTAGGCTCTGTGACTCTCATTTGGGGTCTGTGACCCCGCGCTGGCTGCActgccctccctctgcccctgcagctcctctcccagggTTTCAACCCCTCATCTCTGGATGGTGTGAGTGGGACATCTCTCCTGGGGACATGGTGAGGTTGTGACTGAAGGTGACAAAAAGGTTTtcagtagggaaaaagaaaaaatccagaggcttttcccctcctctcccctgtGGTGGCTTTGGGCGGGTTCGAGCGTGGGGAGCTGCGATGTGTCAGGTGCTGCCTTGCCAGCAGCTCGGGGCTGCCAGAAAGGCTCCTCTGGCTTTGGAACAGGAGCTGTGCTAAGTGTTGAGGCTTTCCATGGGAAACTGAGGGGGAGATGAGTCAGGAAAACACAAAACTCTTCTCCCCATGACAAAACAAAATGTTCCTCAACCTGGTCCCAGCGTTCTCTGCTCCTTTGCCCATCTCTCAGCGCTCCAGCCCCAGAGAGGGCAAATCCAGCGCCCCAAAATCCAGCTGCAGCCTCGATTGCTGGGCTGACTCTCAGGGCACAGCTCAGTTTCCCAGCTGTGCAGTGTTTTGTGTGTCCAGGGTGGCGTGGGATGCTGTAGCTGCAGAGCTGACCTACTTCCACCTCCCTGGTACCAAGGTACGGGGAGCTGGgaccaggcaggagcagggatggtgTGCTGcatccctgagctgctccccaggACCTGTTGGTGCTTTGGAGAGCCTCGGGGTTTGTTACTTTTGGAACTCTTGGCATGGCACAGACTgagtggggcacagggaggtgtTTGGGTGCAGTCACATTTATCAGTAGTAGAAGGAAGTTGGTTCTTTCCTCCTGGGAAATCAAGGATTCCCTTTGGCATTGCTGCTCAGCCTCAGAAAGAGGACAAAGAGGAAAAGCTTTGCTCATTCTTGGGGTACCATCAAATATCTGCTTGAAATGCCTGATGTTTTTTCCCTGGAAGTGCCTTTTCCTGTGAAGCAGGTCCTGTGGAGAGGGGAGAGAGGTTTAGTCCCACTCCAGACTGGGAGAGGGAATGCTGAActggagggatggaggagaCAGATGAAAGCCAGAGCTGATTTTCCTCCTCAGAAAATGCTGAAGCCAGGCTTCAGCTGAAGCGTTTGAATCTGGTCCCACTGAAGCCAGGAGAAGTGGAGCAGCTCTAAGAGCTGAGGAGCCAGAGCTGCTTTCACTCACTCCCAAATCCCATCACTGGATTCAGGAGACCAGGAGATTTCTGTCCTTGTgtggtggcacagcagctctttGAAAAGAGCTGTGGTGATGGTTCTTGGGGGGCTCTGGTGTCTTCCCTGCAAATTTCAGAGTGCCTGTTACACTTCAAAACAGGAGGTGTGCACGGGTCACTCATGCCCACGTTGCTAGAATGAGGTTGCACCTGGAGAAAGCTGGATCTGCTGTCCAGAGAGGCTCCAGAGAGGCCTGAGACCTTTTGGGAAGGGGAACCTCAGTGTCCTGCTTGGGCTGTGGGACAGACGGATGGGACGCTGTCCTGGGAGGTCAGGGCTGGCCTAGTGGAATGCTCTGGGTGACCAGAGGTGACCAGAGGTGACCAGAGGTGACCAGGGGGCAAAGCAGCCTCCAGCCAAAATCCGCTGGGAGCCGCAGAGGCGCCTCTTCCCTTGGTCCTGATTTATCTCCTGCTGAGGCTGTTTGTTCTGGTACTGGGATGTTGGCAGCTCTGCAAATTGAGATGAGCTTGGTTCTGAGCCCGACTCTCTGATGGCCATCTGTCAGATCCTGGGACAGGTACTGGTGTCTGTGCAAGCTGTGGAAATCAGGAGAGGGAGCTGGATTGGGAATAAGCTGCAGATCTCGGCATCCATCGTGGCTTAACCCCAGCTCCAGGTTGGTCTTGTTGGGGCAGCTCAGAgagaagagctgctcctgcccttggagctgagcctggagcagatTGAGCTGGAGTGCTGTGGATTCCTATGTGGAATGTGTTTCTTGCTCCTGTGGCTGCCTGCAGAGGtattgctctgctccctggctgccagggaTGGCTTCAGAGCCTTTAtctcccctcagccctggggtCCTGCAAGCCCTTCCCAAAAACGtgtcctgctggctgcagaCCCTTGCCATGGGGCTGCCTTGGCACAAAAGCCTGTGCTCTGCTTGGATGGAGGGATGTGGAGGCAGGGTGAGCCCAGCCAGTGAGACTGGCTGGGATGGAACCATGGAATCCCTTGGGCTGGAAAAGAGCTCCAACCTTCCCCCAGCACCTGGCCACTAacccgtgtccccaggtgccacatctgtGTCTCTCAAAGAGCTCCCCCTCCTTTATCAGCATTAACATGGCACAGCAGCAATTTCTGGCTCTGTAGAGCATGGTGCAGCTGATTTTCACTCTGTttcctgctgtcagtgcagGGCCATGATCCTGAGCGTGCAGgatgggatcaaactgggaaCACTCACGGGAGCAtcccctggagctgcctggctgGGGGGGCGAGCACCAGCCCAGTTTGCACAGGGACACgaccccagaggagctgtgtgccaccctctgcccccagcagcagcacgttcctgggctctgctgcctccctgctctgcccatcCCCTCTGCCACAGCGCCCAGCCGTGCCTGtgtggcacccccagccctcagTGCCACTGCCTGGAGGAGCCCCCGGGGTCACCCAGGGCTCTTTAACTGCCGAAGCAATCCCAGTGACTCCGGGTGGCCCCAGGGCGAGTTACTGGGACACCAGCTCTGTCTATCAGCTGatcagcagagcacagcccccTTGTCCAGTTGTGGTTTTATCTGGCCCTGGGTGTGGTGGGAAACCACGCCAGCCTTGAGGGGCTGAGTCTGGAGCTCCTTTTGAGGTGCTCCTGCAAGTGTGGCTTGGGATGAATTAATGGAGAGAACGGAGTGTTGGGCTTGGGGCAGGTTTGCCCCTGGAGCTCCAATGCAGAGGGAAATCAAACATTTTATGAAGTTCTGCCCCAAAATGTGATGGTTGAGGCTTAATCAGAGTGAGCAGTGGGATTTTGACCCTGTTTCTATCCCTGTTTGCACCTTTTCTATTCAGAGTTCAGAGCGAGGGGCAAAGCCCATCCCCACAAACCCCACAGCAGGGCCCATCCCCAGCAAACCCCGAGCCCATAACACCTCCTGCCCCACtgtttggggctgtttgggtGCTGGGGGGTGCTCCAGGCTTTCAGGGACCACTTGGATCTCAGCACAGCTGCTTCCCACACAGCTCAGGGCAGCGGGAAACGCCTGAGCTCTTCCAAGAGCCTCAGCACACCCAGGGAAAAGagcaaggggaaggaaaaaCGAGTTTTTGGGAGTGTTGTGGGGAGCAGGGTGGTCTTTGCatcagctgctgtgggtgggaaaCTCCCAGCTCCcccccagctcagggctgtgctcgTTTCCCTCCTCGCTTGCTGGGTGGATCCGTGCCAAGATGTAAATAAGGAAATTGCTCTTCTCCTCaggcctgctgctgctcccgcttccactgcagggagggaaaAGCTCTGCTGGAGTCAGCAACAGGTTTAGGTgtctgtcccctgggcctgcctCTGTTTcacagctggaggagctgggtcTCCTCGGGGGGCTGAAGaatccctgctggggctgggaaaaGTCACAAACAGGGGACAAGCCCCAGGCCTGCAGAGGCAGTGCTCTGGAGCCTTTCCCAGGTGATGCTGCTCTCTCAGCACCTTGGGGGtgatgctggggctgctctgctgtgagtCTTGACCCTGATCCGAGCCCagaccagcagcagccaagcagaACCCAAAGATGTGCCACgagctcctggggcaggacacagggagGGATTCCAAGCCTGGCACTGCTGAAGGAGCCATCCATCACCTTGTTTTTCTGCTGTCAGGAgctgcctccctctgctccccccaCACAAACGCTGCTTCCCTGGTCTTTGCTTTCCCTGGATCTCGCTGGTGCCTTGGGAAGGCTCAGGCTTGGCTGGCTTGGCTCAGCCAGGTGCTCTCAGGGAAGGCCCAGGCACAGGGACATTGGGCTCAtcacagctgggagcagcattaATTTTCCGTGTTTTGGCAGCAGATCCAGGGAACAGACTCATCCTTAGCAGTGCTGCTTTGTGGATCTAAAAATCCAATTTTCAGTGCAAAGACTTTGTGTCTTCCCAGCAAGAAAAGTGGCTTTTGACCTGCGAGAACATTTCCTCTGGCTGTTGCTTTTTCAATAAAAGCTGGAGAAATTCCTGGCTCTTTGCAGGAGTGTGAAGGGTCCCCATGcttaaagaaacagaaatatttgctCTTTAATGCCATTTTCAATGGAAAATAATGAGCATGTCTACCTGCTCCTTTCCACACAGAAAGGTGtcagcagcagcctgctgctACAGGGGTGTAAAAACCAGAGCTGGGGGAATCACTCCTTCCAGATCCCGTATTTGTTTGagttctgctgcttttccccgTCTGCTTCAGCCCACAAAATCCCCAGACTCATTCCTCATTCAGAGCAATTTGGGAAACAGAACCCAGCACCCTCCAGGAGCAATTTGGTCTCCTCACTGAGCCTGCTCCATGAAGGGACGCTCTGGAGGAGCCTGCTTGTCCCCAAAAAGCCCTTCCTGCGTTTTTTCGGGGGGTTGCTCGGGGTGTGGGGCTCAGCCCGGTGCTGGGCTCTAACCTGTGTGTTTTCTTCCCGAGGCTGTGGAAAGTCGCGGAGCCTGAGCAGCATAGACGGCGTGGCAGGAGCCGCGGGGCAGCGCCCCTGCTCCCCCGTGCCCTCCATCCTCTAAAGGACCTCGCTGTGCCCCCGGTGCCCCTCTGGTCCCCACCACGCCGAGCAGCCCCCGCTGGGACATCTCCACCCCCAGGAGCTGGTTCTGAGCCCCTCCAGCTCCCCCCTGTCACGTCTCCACTGGCCTTGTCTCGTGTCCATGTGGATGGGCAGTCCCTGGAGGAGGTGTTGGGGTGCTTTTCCCCTCTTTGAAACCTTATTCATCCTAAATAAACCCTGCAATTCCCTCTGGTGTCGAGCCCTCCCTCCCGTGGGCCGTTTGTGTTGGGCTAAAGGGTGGTGGAAACACAAGGAGGACAAGTTGACTCATGAAATTATATCTCATTGTGCTGGAAATGGCTGAATTCATATATTtttaggttttattttgtttggtttttctttaaaaccagCCTCAAGTTTCCGGAGGCAACAGATGAATAAACCTCTATTCCCTGCCCAGCAGTGGTTCCCCTCTTGTTTTGTGCCTCTTTCTGCCTAAATCCTACTTGTTCTTTCCCAGATTGTGGCTGCTTCTCCTTCCAACCTCAGGATGGGCCTGAGGGGCCTTGGAAACCAGCCTTGAGATCCCGTGGAGGCTGGAAGGCCTTGGGAGAGGGTTCAGGGAGCACACAGAGGCTGGGATAATAGGGATGGATAATCCCATGAAGAGCTGGGAAGTGTTGGCAAGAGGAATAGAGGTCCCtggcaaagctgctgctggtgtggaATAGCAGGGCAGAGAGAGATTTGAGGCAAAATGATGCCTAAACAGGTGGGGGATGAATCCTTGTTTGGGATGGACGTGAGGAGGTGATTCCAGAACATTCCCACGGGGTGGGAGCTGGGTTTGAGCCAggctctccccatccctgggaggaTGAGGCTGGAGAGTCAAACtccctgtggcactgctggcttTTGCTCACCTGTATCggtttttgggatgattttggaTTATCTCAGGTATCTTCCCGAACTAGAACAAACCCTTCAGTCCCTGGATCATTTCAGTTctgtccagcccagcctccctggaggtgtttggaccttgggtggctgcagggggcaggtttggggtgtCCAGCCCTGGTCTGGAGTCTCCTCCGTGCTCTCTTGGCCTCTTCCCTCACTCTGagcaaggcagggctggagcccggGGACTTTTCTGGGAGGACAGCTTAGATTTGGACGTGTTTGAAAAGCAAAGAGCCCCCAGAGCTTTCCTGGGCTCAGACCCTTCCCCTCCATCATGGCCAACCTGGATCTGGTGCTCAGGGAATGGTgaggttggacttgatcttggagctcttttccagctttaaggattctgtgattccaaggTCCCTGCATGTGAAAG from Passer domesticus isolate bPasDom1 chromosome 25, bPasDom1.hap1, whole genome shotgun sequence includes the following:
- the KCNC4 gene encoding potassium voltage-gated channel subfamily C member 4 isoform X1, with product MQGSIFPARFSLGLQALPRGQLGLLWVWSSGSLHPLRIRPWKPWSCSHTWSFLGALLVSHLCPPLPPSLSPGSSPGGRVHVVGISHPPKSMISSVCVSSYRGRKSGNKPPSKTCLKEEMGKGEESDKITINVGGTRHETYKSTLRTLPGTRLAWLADPDAQSNFDFDGKSNEFFFDRHPGIFSYVLNYYRTGKLHCPADICGPLFEEELTYWGIDETDVEPCCWMTYRQHRDAEEALDIFESPEPGGGAGGEEAEEEGGREMALQRLGMDDRPPGAAGAAGGGGCCRNWQPKMWALFEDPYSSKAARVVAFASLFFILVSITTFCLETHEAFNIDVNVTETLVVGNTTTVLLTHKVETEPILTYIEGVCVLWFTLEFLVRIICCPDKLLFIKNLLNIIDFVAILPFYLEVGLSGLSSKAARDVLGFLRVVRFVRILRIFKLTRHFVGLRVLGHTLRASTNEFLLLIIFLALGVLIFATMIYYAERIGAKTSDPTGSDHTHFKNIPIGFWWAVVTMTTLGYGDMYPKTWSGMVVGALCALAGVLTIAMPVPVIVNNFGMYYSLAMAKQKLPKKKKKHIPRPAPLDSPTFGKSEENSPRNSTQSDTCPLAVEEGATERKRSDSKQNGEANVVLSDEEQPLSPTDEEKRPMRRSSTRDKNKKSSTCFLLATGDFSCAADGGIQKGCGKSRSLSSIDGVAGAAGQRPCSPVPSIL
- the KCNC4 gene encoding potassium voltage-gated channel subfamily C member 4 isoform X2; this encodes MQGSIFPARFSLGLQALPRGQLGLLWVWSSGSLHPLRIRPWKPWSCSHTWSFLGALLVSHLCPPLPPSLSPGSSPGGRVHVVGISHPPKSMISSVCVSSYRGRKSGNKPPSKTCLKEEMGKGEESDKITINVGGTRHETYKSTLRTLPGTRLAWLADPDAQSNFDFDGKSNEFFFDRHPGIFSYVLNYYRTGKLHCPADICGPLFEEELTYWGIDETDVEPCCWMTYRQHRDAEEALDIFESPEPGGGAGGEEAEEEGGREMALQRLGMDDRPPGAAGAAGGGGCCRNWQPKMWALFEDPYSSKAARVVAFASLFFILVSITTFCLETHEAFNIDVNVTETLVVGNTTTVLLTHKVETEPILTYIEGVCVLWFTLEFLVRIICCPDKLLFIKNLLNIIDFVAILPFYLEVGLSGLSSKAARDVLGFLRVVRFVRILRIFKLTRHFVGLRVLGHTLRASTNEFLLLIIFLALGVLIFATMIYYAERIGAKTSDPTGSDHTHFKNIPIGFWWAVVTMTTLGYGDMYPKTWSGMVVGALCALAGVLTIAMPVPVIVNNFGMYYSLAMAKQKLPKKKKKHIPRPAPLDSPTFGKSEENSPRNSTQSDTCPLAVEEGATERKRSDSKQNGEANVVLSDEEQPLSPTDEEKRPMRRSSTRDKNKKSSTCFLLATGDFSCAADGGIQKDSCQDTLASSYPQGEVVTFS
- the KCNC4 gene encoding potassium voltage-gated channel subfamily C member 4 isoform X3; its protein translation is MISSVCVSSYRGRKSGNKPPSKTCLKEEMGKGEESDKITINVGGTRHETYKSTLRTLPGTRLAWLADPDAQSNFDFDGKSNEFFFDRHPGIFSYVLNYYRTGKLHCPADICGPLFEEELTYWGIDETDVEPCCWMTYRQHRDAEEALDIFESPEPGGGAGGEEAEEEGGREMALQRLGMDDRPPGAAGAAGGGGCCRNWQPKMWALFEDPYSSKAARVVAFASLFFILVSITTFCLETHEAFNIDVNVTETLVVGNTTTVLLTHKVETEPILTYIEGVCVLWFTLEFLVRIICCPDKLLFIKNLLNIIDFVAILPFYLEVGLSGLSSKAARDVLGFLRVVRFVRILRIFKLTRHFVGLRVLGHTLRASTNEFLLLIIFLALGVLIFATMIYYAERIGAKTSDPTGSDHTHFKNIPIGFWWAVVTMTTLGYGDMYPKTWSGMVVGALCALAGVLTIAMPVPVIVNNFGMYYSLAMAKQKLPKKKKKHIPRPAPLDSPTFGKSEENSPRNSTQSDTCPLAVEEGATERKRSDSKQNGEANVVLSDEEQPLSPTDEEKRPMRRSSTRDKNKKSSTCFLLATGDFSCAADGGIQKGCGKSRSLSSIDGVAGAAGQRPCSPVPSIL